From Pogoniulus pusillus isolate bPogPus1 chromosome 5, bPogPus1.pri, whole genome shotgun sequence, the proteins below share one genomic window:
- the RABL3 gene encoding rab-like protein 3 isoform X2 has product MRVETLPGGVGKSSLVHLLCQNQVLGNPSWTVGCSVDIRIHDYKEGTPEEKTYYIELWDVGGSVDSTTSVKSTRAVFYNLLNGIILVHDLTNKKSSQNLYRWSLEALNRDVAPTGVLVTNGDYDREQFADNQIPLLVIGTKLDQIPETKRNEVLTRTAFLAEDFNAEEINLDCTNPRYLAAGSSNAVKLSRFFDKVIEKKYFLRDGSQIPGFSERKRFGGGPLKSLHYD; this is encoded by the exons ATGCGAGTAGAGACCCTCCCCGGAG GTGTCGGAAAGTCTTCCCTTGTTCACCTCTTATGCCAAAACCAGGTGCTGGGAAACCCGTCGTGGACAGTGGGCTGCTCGGTGGATATTCGA ATTCATGACTACAAAGAagggactccagaagaaaagacCTACTACATTGAGCTGTGGGATGTCGGAGGTTCGGTGGATAGCACCACTAGTGTGAAAAGTACACGAGCAGTATTTTATAACTTGCTGAATG GGATAATTTTAGTTCATGACTTAACCAACAAGAAATCATCCCAGAATTTGTATCGCTGGTCATTGGAAGCACTCAACAGAGATGTTGCTCCAACTGGAGTTCTTGTGACAAATGG TGACTATGACCGTGAGCAGTTTGCAGATAACCAGATTCCACTGCTGGTAATAGGAACTAAGCTGGATCAGATCCCAGAAACTAAGCGGAATGAAGTTTTGACCAGAACAGCTTTCTTGGCTGAGGATTTCAATGCTGAAGAGATAAATTTG GATTGCACCAATCCTCGTTATCTGGCTGCAGGTTCATCCAATGCTGTCAAACTGAGCAGGTTTTTTGATAAG GTTATAGAGAAGAAATACTTCTTAAGAGATGGCAGTCAG ATTCCTGGCttctctgaaaggaaaaggTTTGGAGGAGGACCACTGAAGAGCCTTCATTATGACTGA
- the RABL3 gene encoding rab-like protein 3 isoform X1 — protein sequence MAALDRVKVLVLGDSGVGKSSLVHLLCQNQVLGNPSWTVGCSVDIRIHDYKEGTPEEKTYYIELWDVGGSVDSTTSVKSTRAVFYNLLNGIILVHDLTNKKSSQNLYRWSLEALNRDVAPTGVLVTNGDYDREQFADNQIPLLVIGTKLDQIPETKRNEVLTRTAFLAEDFNAEEINLDCTNPRYLAAGSSNAVKLSRFFDKVIEKKYFLRDGSQIPGFSERKRFGGGPLKSLHYD from the exons ATGGCGGCTTTGGACAGGGTCAAGGTACTGGTGTTGGGTGACTCGG GTGTCGGAAAGTCTTCCCTTGTTCACCTCTTATGCCAAAACCAGGTGCTGGGAAACCCGTCGTGGACAGTGGGCTGCTCGGTGGATATTCGA ATTCATGACTACAAAGAagggactccagaagaaaagacCTACTACATTGAGCTGTGGGATGTCGGAGGTTCGGTGGATAGCACCACTAGTGTGAAAAGTACACGAGCAGTATTTTATAACTTGCTGAATG GGATAATTTTAGTTCATGACTTAACCAACAAGAAATCATCCCAGAATTTGTATCGCTGGTCATTGGAAGCACTCAACAGAGATGTTGCTCCAACTGGAGTTCTTGTGACAAATGG TGACTATGACCGTGAGCAGTTTGCAGATAACCAGATTCCACTGCTGGTAATAGGAACTAAGCTGGATCAGATCCCAGAAACTAAGCGGAATGAAGTTTTGACCAGAACAGCTTTCTTGGCTGAGGATTTCAATGCTGAAGAGATAAATTTG GATTGCACCAATCCTCGTTATCTGGCTGCAGGTTCATCCAATGCTGTCAAACTGAGCAGGTTTTTTGATAAG GTTATAGAGAAGAAATACTTCTTAAGAGATGGCAGTCAG ATTCCTGGCttctctgaaaggaaaaggTTTGGAGGAGGACCACTGAAGAGCCTTCATTATGACTGA